One window from the genome of Musa acuminata AAA Group cultivar baxijiao chromosome BXJ1-4, Cavendish_Baxijiao_AAA, whole genome shotgun sequence encodes:
- the LOC135649880 gene encoding cytidine deaminase 1-like → MPCPPPSPLFTSQLAGKTKDTNQFLSCICTFLSVCVRVISIRFLIGEREEMEEKPARSTVGKFVIEAEEAQAMAKESGVAAVRELLPLLVPAAQRLARPPISNYRVGAVGLGASGRIFLGVNLEFPGLPLHHSVHAEQFLMANANAHGEPSIRCVAVSSVPCGHCRQFLQEIRGAAEIQILVTSDEDPAFRPLASLLPHPFGPPDLLHKDAPLLLEPHDNDFGALDATGVAVGGGGLCNGIGGGGLERRLREAAEGAARSSHAPYSGCAAGFAVADGRGRVYSGSYVESAAYNPSLGPAQAAMVACLAAGGGGGGEGEGGGWGIVAAALVEKETAAVSHEGTARIFLEAVAPGAHLKVYRFRPSAAV, encoded by the coding sequence ATGCCCTGCCCTCCTCCCTCGCCTCTTTTTACCTCCCAGCTTGCAGGAAAAACCAAAGATACCAATCAGTTCCTTTCCTGCATCTGTACATTTCTCTCTGTCTGTGTGCGTGTGATTTCCATCCGATTCCTGATCGGCGAGCGAGAGGAGATGGAGGAGAAGCCAGCGAGATCGACGGTTGGAAAGTTCGTGATCGAAGCGGAGGAGGCGCAGGCGATGGCTAAGGAGTCGGGCGTCGCCGCCGTGAGGGAGCTCCTCCCCCTCCTGGTCCCCGCAGCCCAGCGGCTGGCGCGGCCGCCCATCTCCAACTACCGCGTGGGGGCCGTCGGACTGGGGGCCAGCGGTCGGATCTTCCTCGGGGTGAACCTCGAGTTCCCCGGCCTGCCGCTACACCACTCCGTCCACGCGGAGCAGTTCCTGATGGCCAACGCCAACGCCCACGGTGAGCCCAGCATCCGCTGCGTCGCCGTCTCCTCCGTCCCCTGCGGCCACTGCCGCCAGTTCCTCCAGGAGATCCGCGGCGCGGCGGAGATCCAGATCCTCGTCACCTCCGATGAGGATCCCGCCTTCCGTCCCCTCGCCTCCCTCCTCCCCCACCCGTTCGGGCCCCCGGACCTCCTCCACAAGGACGCCCCCCTCCTCCTAGAGCCGCACGACAACGATTTCGGCGCCCTTGATGCCACGGGCGTTGCCGTCGGCGGTGGGGGATTGTGCAATGGCATCGGGGGAGGCGGGCTGGAGCGTCGGCTTAGGGAGGCAGCGGAGGGGGCAGCGAGGTCATCGCACGCGCCGTACAGCGGGTGCGCCGCGGGCTTCGCTGTGGCGGACGGCCGGGGGAGGGTGTACTCGGGGTCCTACGTAGAGTCGGCGGCGTACAACCCGAGCCTGGGACCGGCGCAGGCGGCGATGGTGGCGTGCCTGGCGGcgggcggcggaggcggaggcgagggCGAGGGCGGCGGGTGGGGGATCGTGGCGGCCGCGCTGGTGGAGAAAGAGACTGCAGCGGTGTCCCACGAGGGGACGGCGAGGATCTTCCTGGAGGCGGTGGCGCCGGGCGCCCATCTGAAGGTTTACCGCTTTCGCCCGTCCGCCGCGGTCTAG